In the genome of Petrotoga miotherma DSM 10691, one region contains:
- a CDS encoding DUF4911 domain-containing protein, with protein sequence MEKEKLHPEYDIYIDIAKEDIHLLIYLVEAEAHIMNVRKRQENGYFKIIVPAGLVDEALTLLNSLKNSDIKVEVISIEPHNGII encoded by the coding sequence ATGGAGAAAGAAAAATTGCATCCTGAATACGATATCTACATAGACATTGCAAAAGAAGACATTCACCTTTTAATTTATCTGGTCGAAGCTGAAGCTCACATAATGAACGTTAGAAAAAGACAAGAGAATGGATATTTTAAAATAATAGTGCCAGCAGGTTTAGTTGATGAAGCATTAACTTTACTCAACTCTTTAAAAAATTCTGACATAAAAGTGGAGGTTATAAGTATTGAACCGCATAACGGGATTATTTAA
- a CDS encoding PhoH family protein, which yields MVKNFIIDTNVLIHDPNSILNFQDNNVLIPFPVIEEIDKLKTRSDKVAKSAREVNRILDSFRNGTPLHKGIKLPSGGTLKILALEKNDEKHKIPTYLGESKDDFILYYAMFLKKTDNLPTIIVSKDLNLRIKADALGLESQDYLTDKIDIKLLPDGYHTIENPEKEVEKKNEYDFSELGFKEEPFPNTYLNYGDLFLRYDSKSKKFQSILIDFESEIFGIKPRNVEQVFSLDALLNPDIPFVTLVGKAGTGKTLLALAAGLYCVQVEKLYNKLLVSKPVIPMGKDIGYIPGDIEEKMRPWLQPIYDNLDLLFKGSGKKPEEYLTKKDLLEIEVLSYIRGRTIPNQYMIVDEAQNLTPAEVKTILTRVGEGTKIVLTGDPYQIDNPYLDSSSNGLVYTASKFKENPLSANITMKKGERSELATVSSEIL from the coding sequence TTGGTTAAGAATTTCATTATCGATACAAATGTTTTGATTCATGATCCTAACAGTATTCTCAATTTTCAAGATAACAATGTTTTGATTCCATTTCCAGTAATAGAAGAAATAGATAAGTTAAAAACAAGAAGCGATAAAGTTGCTAAATCCGCCAGAGAGGTTAACAGAATTTTAGATAGTTTTAGAAATGGAACACCATTACATAAAGGGATAAAATTGCCTAGCGGAGGTACATTGAAAATCTTAGCCCTCGAAAAAAATGATGAAAAACATAAAATTCCTACTTACCTTGGGGAATCAAAAGATGATTTCATATTATATTACGCCATGTTTTTGAAAAAAACAGACAACTTACCAACAATAATTGTAAGTAAAGATTTAAATCTGAGGATCAAAGCTGATGCATTAGGATTAGAAAGTCAAGATTATTTGACGGATAAAATAGATATAAAACTTCTGCCTGATGGTTATCATACAATAGAAAACCCGGAGAAAGAGGTTGAAAAGAAGAATGAATACGATTTTTCAGAATTAGGGTTCAAAGAAGAACCTTTTCCAAATACATATCTTAACTATGGAGACTTATTTTTAAGATATGATTCTAAGTCAAAGAAGTTTCAATCAATTTTGATAGATTTTGAAAGCGAAATTTTTGGAATAAAACCTAGAAATGTAGAACAAGTTTTTTCCTTGGATGCACTTTTAAACCCTGACATACCTTTTGTGACGCTAGTTGGTAAGGCTGGAACTGGTAAGACGTTACTAGCATTGGCAGCAGGGTTATACTGTGTGCAAGTTGAAAAGTTGTACAATAAGCTCTTGGTTTCAAAGCCTGTTATACCGATGGGGAAGGATATCGGATATATACCCGGAGATATAGAAGAAAAAATGCGCCCCTGGTTACAACCTATATATGATAATTTAGATTTGTTATTCAAGGGTAGCGGTAAAAAACCAGAAGAATATTTAACTAAGAAAGATTTATTAGAGATAGAGGTACTTTCATATATAAGAGGAAGAACAATCCCAAACCAATATATGATAGTTGACGAAGCTCAAAATTTAACCCCAGCTGAAGTAAAAACTATCTTAACTCGAGTTGGAGAAGGCACAAAAATTGTATTAACTGGAGACCCATATCAAATAGATAACCCCTATTTGGACAGTTCATCTAACGGTTTAGTCTACACCGCTTCAAAATTTAAAGAAAATCCTTTATCTGCCAATATTACAATGAAAAAAGGTGAAAGATCAGAATTAGCGACTGTATCTTCTGAAATTTTGTAG
- a CDS encoding 3'-5' exonuclease, translating to MKVKDKVFLALDFETTGLNPEFGDRIIEIAAIPIYDKKINFKYAFHTLVNPNIFIPGEVSKFHKLNNQDISNAPSLSEVFPRFKEYVDDSIIVSHNVKMDLRFLDIAAKESGMFSIDNYYIDTLEISKYYFDKGPYNLEFLSKKFNLGIKQFHRAWDDALSTAKLFQKYIKLFSFEAITNFIKKWGD from the coding sequence ATGAAAGTTAAAGATAAAGTTTTTTTAGCCTTAGATTTTGAAACAACTGGTTTGAACCCTGAGTTTGGAGATAGAATTATAGAAATTGCTGCCATCCCTATATACGATAAAAAAATTAATTTCAAATATGCATTTCATACCTTGGTAAATCCAAATATATTCATACCGGGAGAGGTCTCGAAATTTCATAAATTAAATAATCAAGATATTTCTAACGCTCCATCTTTATCGGAAGTTTTTCCAAGATTTAAAGAGTATGTTGATGATTCTATAATTGTATCACATAACGTAAAAATGGATCTAAGGTTTTTAGATATTGCTGCAAAAGAAAGTGGAATGTTTTCAATTGACAATTACTATATTGACACTCTCGAGATTTCAAAATACTATTTTGATAAAGGTCCATACAATCTTGAATTCCTTTCGAAAAAGTTCAATTTAGGGATAAAACAATTTCATAGAGCTTGGGATGATGCTTTATCTACAGCCAAACTTTTCCAAAAATATATAAAACTTTTTTCTTTCGAAGCAATAACCAATTTTATTAAAAAATGGGGTGATTGA
- a CDS encoding stage V sporulation protein S, with product MAETEVLKVAANSNPVAVAGALAAIIRDKGIAELQAIGAGAVNQAVKAIAIARGYVAPSGIDLVCVPAFSDVEIEGEERTAIKFLVKARD from the coding sequence ATGGCAGAAACGGAAGTACTAAAAGTAGCTGCTAACTCAAATCCAGTTGCTGTTGCCGGTGCTTTGGCTGCTATAATTAGAGATAAAGGAATCGCTGAGTTACAGGCTATAGGAGCCGGCGCAGTTAATCAAGCTGTTAAAGCTATAGCAATAGCCAGGGGGTACGTAGCTCCTAGCGGAATCGATTTGGTTTGTGTTCCAGCATTTTCGGATGTTGAAATTGAAGGGGAAGAGAGAACGGCAATTAAATTTTTGGTTAAAGCAAGAGACTAA